ACACCACGTTAATCGTATCTCACAAAGATTTAAAGCCGCAAAGAGTTTCTGAATACAGAAACTTCCTTGCGGCTTTGCTTCTTCGTGCGATCAGTTTTCTATCCGCAGTTAGTCGCGGCGGATATCAAACTTCTCCATCTTATTGTACAGATGACTCCGCTGGATATCCAGTACTTCCGCAGTTTTAGAGATATTCCATGCATTTTGGTCCAGTTTTTTGATGATAAACTGTTTCTCTACATGGTCTTTGAAGGCCTGAAATTGCTCGAAGTCGTCGTAGATACTGGTTCCACGGGGTTTTACCTCCCGTCGTTGTGGAACGGCATAATCCAGCACATCCTGTTGAGAAATGGTTCCATTTGACAGAATGGCCAGTCGCTCGATGACGTTGTGCAATTCCCGCACATTTCCTGTCCAGTCCAGCTTTTGAAGTTCGGACATAGCATCGGAATCTATAGACAATGTCGGCATGCTGTATTCTTCTGATATCTCTTCCAGAAAACTTTTCGCAATAAGCGGAATGTCATCTCTCCGGTCGCGGAGCGGGGGCACGTGAACCAAAATTACACTCAGCCTGTGGTATAGGTCTTCGCGAAAATTGCCCAATTCAATCTCATGCAAGAGGTCTTTGTTGGTCGCAGAAATAATCCTTACATCTACCGAAATCTGCTTATCGCTACCAATTCTGGTAATTTTGCTTTCCTGAAGGGCCCGCAGCACTTTGGCCTGAGCCGAAAGGCTCATATCACCAATCTCGTCCAGAAAAAGCGTACCGCCATTTGCTTGCTCAAATTTGCCTACGCGCTGTTTGTATGCACCGGTGAAAGAACCTTTTTCATGGCCAAATAATTCGCTTTCAATGAGTTCTGATGGAATTGCTGCACAGTTCACTTCTACAATCGGCCCATCAGCGCGATTGCTCTTTTCGTGAATCCATCGGGCGACAAGTTCTTTGCCCGTACCGTTGCTCCCTGTTACAAGTACGCGGGCATCGGTAGGCGCGACACGGGAGATAGTTTCCTGAATTTTTTCCATCACCGGCGAACGGCCGATGATTTCACGGGTTTTAGAAATCTTTCGCCGAAGGCGTTTGGTTTCTACAACAAGGTCTTTTTTCTCTACAGCGTTTCGTACAGCGAGAAGAAGGCGATTGAGATCGGGTGGTTTCTCCAGAAAGTCGTAGGCGCCTTTTTTGGTCGCTTCAACCGCGGTCTCAATGTCGGCATGCCCCGAAATCATGATGAATGGAGTATCAGGACGGGCTTCACGCGCTTTTTCAAGCACTTCCAGTCCATTCATCCTCGGCATCTTAATGTCGCACAAGACGACATCGTAGCCATTATTGATCACCATTTCCAGTCCTTCTACGCCATCAGGTGCCGATTCAATTTCATAATCTTCATATTCAAGGATTTCCTGCAAGGTATGACGGATTGCTTCGTCGTCGTCAATGATTAGTATTCTGGCCATGTAAAGCGTATCTATTTTGTACAAATGAAAATAATATTGTACAAAAAAACAACAGTGTTTATAAAAAAGATCATTTTATTTAATGACGTGTTGTTAAAAGTGTACAATTTGGCAATTGTGTGGATTACCGGCATTCTGTATTATATTTGTAATCCATGAATATACTTATCTTGAAAAAGCCGCTTATAACTCTGGGATTACTGTTTTCACTCGTTTTTTTTATTTCCTGTGAAAGCGACCCCAACGCCGACATTGCAGATGTAGAACTTCCTCTGGATTTTTTCCGGACAGACAGCCTGATGCTCGCTGCATCAGATGCGCTTGTGAATGGAGGTGAAAAAGACTATATGAAGGTGTATACCTCCTTTCTCCTGCCGGAGAAGGAATTTTTTTATCAATGGATAGGCATTGACGAAATGCTTCGGGGCAAACCGATTTCTTCTGAAATGGCTGATACCCTGATTGCGCAGAATATTGGCCCGCTGCTTGCCGATCCCAATATTTATCATTTGCTGGACACTGTGCGCCAGGTATTTCCTTACGATTACGATTTTTTTAAAAAAATCAGCCCTCCCCTTAAGCGGCTGGTAAAGTATATTCCTGAGGTCGAGATTCCCGCTTTTCGCACGCATGTCAATGGTTATATCCCTGAAGGGGATTTGCGTACTGCCGATCAGATGGTTTTTCTGGGTAAATACTTTAGTTTTGGGTTGCATTATTTTCTTGGCCCCAATCTGAAATATTACCCGGTAAATATTCCCAAATATCAAAAGAAACGATTTTCTTCTGAATACCTTGATGTAATGATGATCCATGAAATTGCAGAAGGAATGGTCGATCCTGTGGATCTCAGTGGTCAGCCAACTCTTCTCGATCAAATGATTCGCGAAGGGATAAAGCAATACTTTATTCACCAGCTTCTGCCCCATACGCCCGACTCCCTGCTGCTTTTGTATTCCGAAGCGCAAATGAAGTGGGCTAACTATTATGAGGCAAGAATTTATAAAGAGCTGAGTGCCAGTATGTACAGTACTGATTTTATGGTTCAGAGAGATTTTCTTACAGACAAACCTTATACGACTACGCTTTCCCTTGAATCGGCCCCCCGCCTCGGTGAGTTTCTGGGCTGGAAAATTGTCGATGCTTATATGAGCAAAAACCCGCAGGAAACCCTTGGCGATCTGATAGAAAGGAAAGACTATGATGCCATTTTTAAGGCCTCCCGATACAAACCGCTTAGCTTCGAATGAGGCATTTTGTAGTGTAATGTATAGGCTTAAATAAATTTACGAATACCGTACAAATTGATCAATTTGCCTTCGGGTTGAAAGTATAAGTGTACATTCAGCTTCGAGGAAGGTAAATGGCAAAGCAACAGCAAAATCGAGATTTGCGTATCAGCCAACGGCTGAAAATGACTGCCTGGGGTATTGGCTCAATCGCGGTACTATTGGCCGGGTTGTTTTTTATTCGTCCCAACTACGATGAAAGGGCTGCCTTGCAACAAGTCAGGGTTTACGCCTCAAAAATCCCCCGGGGGGGAACTACCGGCACAGCTGCTGCAACCTCCGCCAATACCGCTACGATCATGCAATTGGTTGGGGAAAAGAAAAAGCTGGATGAGAAAAAAAATCTCTCTCCTGCAGACAGGTTGCTCCTGCTTTCGATTGAAAAAAGATTGCGCCTATGGCGCGAAATAGATGATCATGAATGGCGGATATCGTTTCGCAATCAGCAATCCGATTTTTCTTACAAAGAACTACAGACGCGCATTGATTATCTGAAAACTGAAATCAAACTGGAAAACGACCGTATTCAGGCA
The Bacteroidia bacterium DNA segment above includes these coding regions:
- a CDS encoding sigma-54 dependent transcriptional regulator translates to MARILIIDDDEAIRHTLQEILEYEDYEIESAPDGVEGLEMVINNGYDVVLCDIKMPRMNGLEVLEKAREARPDTPFIMISGHADIETAVEATKKGAYDFLEKPPDLNRLLLAVRNAVEKKDLVVETKRLRRKISKTREIIGRSPVMEKIQETISRVAPTDARVLVTGSNGTGKELVARWIHEKSNRADGPIVEVNCAAIPSELIESELFGHEKGSFTGAYKQRVGKFEQANGGTLFLDEIGDMSLSAQAKVLRALQESKITRIGSDKQISVDVRIISATNKDLLHEIELGNFREDLYHRLSVILVHVPPLRDRRDDIPLIAKSFLEEISEEYSMPTLSIDSDAMSELQKLDWTGNVRELHNVIERLAILSNGTISQQDVLDYAVPQRREVKPRGTSIYDDFEQFQAFKDHVEKQFIIKKLDQNAWNISKTAEVLDIQRSHLYNKMEKFDIRRD